A genomic window from Montipora capricornis isolate CH-2021 chromosome 8, ASM3666992v2, whole genome shotgun sequence includes:
- the LOC138013531 gene encoding scavenger receptor cysteine-rich domain superfamily protein-like isoform X2, with product MITKGERSSPDESTSTREMQVKLLHGFAPYAGQVAVYHGGSWVAVCDNGWDEKDATVVCRELGYPGVTMVTKEMFFGVRGVIAIEQLGCYGNETKLSECSVEMTTKISACITSRRTSTPRYKEAGVICEAGNRTNPADIPKVRLTGAFYTEGAGLVEVFVNGRWGRVCDQDWSTIDAGVVCRELGYPGVERATCCGWYFGKGSGPPLMAYALCKGNETTLFHCPHVGWTKASCRRRNTAGVICQLNKPNVRLVGSPLPHAGFVQIRHYGRWGSFCDWGWGLTQGHVVCRELGYFRAIYSIVGRLFDKPSDWPILVEEAVCTGNESSIIECNLMYIRDKDGSLDFCNHDHNAGVICESNKETGLNETAVVRLQGSNDTYMGRVEIKQEGFWHAVCSIGWKKQDADVVCRQLGYPEAVLEVGHGQFGVGSGPMWLTSVRCQGNETSLDKCVSASWMLEPNCERLYGAGVVCKMKNITGDGEVRLRGSSEANAGRVEIKIGGVWGTVSDGWGWDIRSGHVVCRQLGYVKAVRVFTYSRSKAITTEFGF from the exons GGGAGAGATCTTCACCCGATGAATCGACATCGACCAGAGAAATGCAAG TCAAGCTCTTACATGGTTTCGCCCCTTATGCTGGTCAAGTAGCTGTGTATCATGGCGGTTCCTGGGTCGCAGTCTGCGATAATGGCTGGGACGAAAAAGATGCCACAGTTGTTTGTCGAGAGTTGGGCTATCCTGGTGTTACTATGGTGACAAAAGAGATGTTTTTCGGTGTGCGAGGAGTAATTGCTATTGAACAATTGGGTTGCTACGGCAACGAGACAAAATTGAGTGAGTGTTCTGTCGAAATGACCACAAAGATCTCGGCATGTATAACCAGCCGCCGGACCAGCACACCACGGTACAAAGAAGCTGGGGTGATTTGTGAAGCCGGCAATCGTACAAATCCTGCag ATATTCCAAAAGTTCGCTTGACGGGTGCCTTCTATACAGAAGGGGCTGGCTTGGTTGAGGTGTTTGTAAATGGCCGCTGGGGAAGAGTATGCGACCAGGACTGGAGTACTATCGATGCTGGGGTCGTTTGCAGAGAGCTTGGGTATCCTGGTGTTGAAAGGGCAACATGCTGTGGTTGGTATTTTGGTAAAGGTTCTGGACCTCCACTTATGGCCTATGCACTCTGCAAAGGAAATGAAACCACACTGTTTCATTGCCCTCATGTTGGATGGACAAAAGCATCCTGTAGAAGAAGAAACACTGCCGGTGTAATATGCCAACTGAATAAGCCTAACG TTCGCCTGGTGGGGTCTCCTCTCCCCCACGCAGGTTTCGTGCAAATTCGCCACTATGGCCGTTGGGGCTCCTTCTGCGATTGGGGCTGGGGACTAACTCAAGGCCACGTGGTTTGTCGTGAGCTGGGTTATTTTCGCGCTATTTACTCTATCGTTGGTCGTTTATTTGACAAGCCGTCTGATTGGCCCATTTTAGTCGAAGAGGCAGTGTGTACTGGAAACGAGTCGTCTATCATTGAATGTAATCTGATGTACATCCGGGACAAAGATGGAAGTTTGGATTTTTGTAATCACGATCACAATGCTGGAGTTATTTGTGAAAGCAATAAAGAAACCGGATTGAATG AAACCGCGGTCGTTAGACTACAAGGAAGCAATGATACATACATGGGGCGAGTGGAGATAAAGCAGGAGGGCTTCTGGCACGCTGTATGCAGCATAGGCTGGAAAAAACAAGATGCAGATGTAGTTTGCCGTCAGCTAGGATATCCTGAAGCTGTTCTAGAAGTGGGACATGGCCAATTCGGAGTTGGCTCTGGGCCTATGTGGTTGACCAGTGTGCGTTGCCAGGGAAACGAAACTTCACTGGACAAATGCGTGAGCGCTAGTTGGATGTTGGAACCAAATTGTGAACGTCTATATGGCGCTGGTGTAGTgtgtaaaatgaaaaacataacGGGAG ATGGGGAAGTTAGACTTCGCGGCTCTAGTGAAGCCAACGCTGGCCGAGTGGAAATTAAAATTGGAGGAGTCTGGGGCACAGTATCCGACGGCTGGGGCTGGGACATACGGAGCGGTCACGTGGTGTGTCGGCAGCTTGGATACGTCAAAGCAGTGCGGGTGTTTACTTACTCCAGGTCAAAGGCAATAACTACTGAATTTGGATTTTAA
- the LOC138013531 gene encoding scavenger receptor cysteine-rich domain superfamily protein-like isoform X3 yields MVTKEMFFGVRGVIAIEQLGCYGNETKLSECSVEMTTKISACITSRRTSTPRYKEAGVICEAGNRTNPADIPKVRLTGAFYTEGAGLVEVFVNGRWGRVCDQDWSTIDAGVVCRELGYPGVERATCCGWYFGKGSGPPLMAYALCKGNETTLFHCPHVGWTKASCRRRNTAGVICQLNKPNVRLVGSPLPHAGFVQIRHYGRWGSFCDWGWGLTQGHVVCRELGYFRAIYSIVGRLFDKPSDWPILVEEAVCTGNESSIIECNLMYIRDKDGSLDFCNHDHNAGVICESNKETGLNETAVVRLQGSNDTYMGRVEIKQEGFWHAVCSIGWKKQDADVVCRQLGYPEAVLEVGHGQFGVGSGPMWLTSVRCQGNETSLDKCVSASWMLEPNCERLYGAGVVCKMKNITGDGEVRLRGSSEANAGRVEIKIGGVWGTVSDGWGWDIRSGHVVCRQLGYVKAVRVFTYSRSKAITTEFGF; encoded by the exons ATGGTGACAAAAGAGATGTTTTTCGGTGTGCGAGGAGTAATTGCTATTGAACAATTGGGTTGCTACGGCAACGAGACAAAATTGAGTGAGTGTTCTGTCGAAATGACCACAAAGATCTCGGCATGTATAACCAGCCGCCGGACCAGCACACCACGGTACAAAGAAGCTGGGGTGATTTGTGAAGCCGGCAATCGTACAAATCCTGCag ATATTCCAAAAGTTCGCTTGACGGGTGCCTTCTATACAGAAGGGGCTGGCTTGGTTGAGGTGTTTGTAAATGGCCGCTGGGGAAGAGTATGCGACCAGGACTGGAGTACTATCGATGCTGGGGTCGTTTGCAGAGAGCTTGGGTATCCTGGTGTTGAAAGGGCAACATGCTGTGGTTGGTATTTTGGTAAAGGTTCTGGACCTCCACTTATGGCCTATGCACTCTGCAAAGGAAATGAAACCACACTGTTTCATTGCCCTCATGTTGGATGGACAAAAGCATCCTGTAGAAGAAGAAACACTGCCGGTGTAATATGCCAACTGAATAAGCCTAACG TTCGCCTGGTGGGGTCTCCTCTCCCCCACGCAGGTTTCGTGCAAATTCGCCACTATGGCCGTTGGGGCTCCTTCTGCGATTGGGGCTGGGGACTAACTCAAGGCCACGTGGTTTGTCGTGAGCTGGGTTATTTTCGCGCTATTTACTCTATCGTTGGTCGTTTATTTGACAAGCCGTCTGATTGGCCCATTTTAGTCGAAGAGGCAGTGTGTACTGGAAACGAGTCGTCTATCATTGAATGTAATCTGATGTACATCCGGGACAAAGATGGAAGTTTGGATTTTTGTAATCACGATCACAATGCTGGAGTTATTTGTGAAAGCAATAAAGAAACCGGATTGAATG AAACCGCGGTCGTTAGACTACAAGGAAGCAATGATACATACATGGGGCGAGTGGAGATAAAGCAGGAGGGCTTCTGGCACGCTGTATGCAGCATAGGCTGGAAAAAACAAGATGCAGATGTAGTTTGCCGTCAGCTAGGATATCCTGAAGCTGTTCTAGAAGTGGGACATGGCCAATTCGGAGTTGGCTCTGGGCCTATGTGGTTGACCAGTGTGCGTTGCCAGGGAAACGAAACTTCACTGGACAAATGCGTGAGCGCTAGTTGGATGTTGGAACCAAATTGTGAACGTCTATATGGCGCTGGTGTAGTgtgtaaaatgaaaaacataacGGGAG ATGGGGAAGTTAGACTTCGCGGCTCTAGTGAAGCCAACGCTGGCCGAGTGGAAATTAAAATTGGAGGAGTCTGGGGCACAGTATCCGACGGCTGGGGCTGGGACATACGGAGCGGTCACGTGGTGTGTCGGCAGCTTGGATACGTCAAAGCAGTGCGGGTGTTTACTTACTCCAGGTCAAAGGCAATAACTACTGAATTTGGATTTTAA
- the LOC138014150 gene encoding uncharacterized protein, whose protein sequence is MPSFRTKDGRPFETMGVDLAGPLEYKITKKELGKCYVLLFTCSISRAVYLEVTDGRRVSKKTELVKYQKDKTSEKASVFKATTSWVKKIRKSERLQDHLARECITWQINLSRSPWCTREGIYERLYKDVKKTLYKTLGRTIQSFEQLETVIIVVEKHLNNRPFVEYK, encoded by the coding sequence ATGCCGAGCTTTCGGACGAAAGATGGGCGACCGTTCGAGACAATGGGAGTAGATCTCGCTGGTCCACTTGAGTACAAAATCACCAAGAAGGAGCTAGGCAAGTGCTACGTCTTGCTCTTCACTTGTTCCATCTCGAGAGCGGTGTACCTGGAGGTGACAGACGGCCGAAGAGTTTCGAAGAAAACTGAACTCGTTAAATACCAGAAAGACAAGACTTCAGAAAAAGCCTCGGTATTCAAGGCTACCACAAGCTGGGTAAAGAAGATAAGGAAGAGCGAGAGGCTGCAAGACCACCTTGCGAGAGAATGCATCACATGGCAAATCAACCTTTCCAGATCCCCATGGTGCACGAGGGAAGGAATTTATGAGCGATTGTACAAGGACGTAAAGAAGACTCTCTATAAGACATTGGGCAGAACAATCCAGAGCTTCGAACAGCTCGAGACGGTGATCATTGTCGTAGAGAAACACTTGAACAACCGCCCTTTTGTCGAGTACAAGTGA
- the LOC138013531 gene encoding scavenger receptor cysteine-rich domain superfamily protein-like isoform X1, whose translation MSRTRADGLCIYSFEVFTKGMWLLLYVTVFLASFRSLLSAGERSSPDESTSTREMQVKLLHGFAPYAGQVAVYHGGSWVAVCDNGWDEKDATVVCRELGYPGVTMVTKEMFFGVRGVIAIEQLGCYGNETKLSECSVEMTTKISACITSRRTSTPRYKEAGVICEAGNRTNPADIPKVRLTGAFYTEGAGLVEVFVNGRWGRVCDQDWSTIDAGVVCRELGYPGVERATCCGWYFGKGSGPPLMAYALCKGNETTLFHCPHVGWTKASCRRRNTAGVICQLNKPNVRLVGSPLPHAGFVQIRHYGRWGSFCDWGWGLTQGHVVCRELGYFRAIYSIVGRLFDKPSDWPILVEEAVCTGNESSIIECNLMYIRDKDGSLDFCNHDHNAGVICESNKETGLNETAVVRLQGSNDTYMGRVEIKQEGFWHAVCSIGWKKQDADVVCRQLGYPEAVLEVGHGQFGVGSGPMWLTSVRCQGNETSLDKCVSASWMLEPNCERLYGAGVVCKMKNITGDGEVRLRGSSEANAGRVEIKIGGVWGTVSDGWGWDIRSGHVVCRQLGYVKAVRVFTYSRSKAITTEFGF comes from the exons ATGTCACGGACACGGGCAGATGGGCTGTGTATTTATAGTTTTGAAGTTTTCACAAAAGGCATGTGGTTACTACTCTATGTCACAGTTTTCCTCGCTTCTTTTCGATCTCTTTTGTCCGCAGGGGAGAGATCTTCACCCGATGAATCGACATCGACCAGAGAAATGCAAG TCAAGCTCTTACATGGTTTCGCCCCTTATGCTGGTCAAGTAGCTGTGTATCATGGCGGTTCCTGGGTCGCAGTCTGCGATAATGGCTGGGACGAAAAAGATGCCACAGTTGTTTGTCGAGAGTTGGGCTATCCTGGTGTTACTATGGTGACAAAAGAGATGTTTTTCGGTGTGCGAGGAGTAATTGCTATTGAACAATTGGGTTGCTACGGCAACGAGACAAAATTGAGTGAGTGTTCTGTCGAAATGACCACAAAGATCTCGGCATGTATAACCAGCCGCCGGACCAGCACACCACGGTACAAAGAAGCTGGGGTGATTTGTGAAGCCGGCAATCGTACAAATCCTGCag ATATTCCAAAAGTTCGCTTGACGGGTGCCTTCTATACAGAAGGGGCTGGCTTGGTTGAGGTGTTTGTAAATGGCCGCTGGGGAAGAGTATGCGACCAGGACTGGAGTACTATCGATGCTGGGGTCGTTTGCAGAGAGCTTGGGTATCCTGGTGTTGAAAGGGCAACATGCTGTGGTTGGTATTTTGGTAAAGGTTCTGGACCTCCACTTATGGCCTATGCACTCTGCAAAGGAAATGAAACCACACTGTTTCATTGCCCTCATGTTGGATGGACAAAAGCATCCTGTAGAAGAAGAAACACTGCCGGTGTAATATGCCAACTGAATAAGCCTAACG TTCGCCTGGTGGGGTCTCCTCTCCCCCACGCAGGTTTCGTGCAAATTCGCCACTATGGCCGTTGGGGCTCCTTCTGCGATTGGGGCTGGGGACTAACTCAAGGCCACGTGGTTTGTCGTGAGCTGGGTTATTTTCGCGCTATTTACTCTATCGTTGGTCGTTTATTTGACAAGCCGTCTGATTGGCCCATTTTAGTCGAAGAGGCAGTGTGTACTGGAAACGAGTCGTCTATCATTGAATGTAATCTGATGTACATCCGGGACAAAGATGGAAGTTTGGATTTTTGTAATCACGATCACAATGCTGGAGTTATTTGTGAAAGCAATAAAGAAACCGGATTGAATG AAACCGCGGTCGTTAGACTACAAGGAAGCAATGATACATACATGGGGCGAGTGGAGATAAAGCAGGAGGGCTTCTGGCACGCTGTATGCAGCATAGGCTGGAAAAAACAAGATGCAGATGTAGTTTGCCGTCAGCTAGGATATCCTGAAGCTGTTCTAGAAGTGGGACATGGCCAATTCGGAGTTGGCTCTGGGCCTATGTGGTTGACCAGTGTGCGTTGCCAGGGAAACGAAACTTCACTGGACAAATGCGTGAGCGCTAGTTGGATGTTGGAACCAAATTGTGAACGTCTATATGGCGCTGGTGTAGTgtgtaaaatgaaaaacataacGGGAG ATGGGGAAGTTAGACTTCGCGGCTCTAGTGAAGCCAACGCTGGCCGAGTGGAAATTAAAATTGGAGGAGTCTGGGGCACAGTATCCGACGGCTGGGGCTGGGACATACGGAGCGGTCACGTGGTGTGTCGGCAGCTTGGATACGTCAAAGCAGTGCGGGTGTTTACTTACTCCAGGTCAAAGGCAATAACTACTGAATTTGGATTTTAA